Part of the Candidatus Brocadia sinica JPN1 genome, GGATTAAGTGTTTGAGAGATGCGGAATAACTTCGTTGCATACTGATCGACACACTTGGGGCGTGTTCCTTCATAAACTTTTCCATCATATCAGTGAAGGTCTTACTATTTCCGGTAAGCTTTTCAAAGTATTTTCCCTCAACAATTTCAGTTTTAATCTTTGCCTCTATTGCCTGAGCAAGCTTCTTATCCGCCGTTTCAAGGCTCCTTTGAATTTTCTTGCCTCCATACCTGATGCAAGTCCACCAAACACCGCCACGTTTATACATTTCCTCCCCCTTTCCCGTGACTGATCGTGTCTGTATGACCGCTATCAGGCATTATAATTGTTTTCGAGAATGTCGCCAACAATCTTATTGACCGTTTTATCACATTGTTGTGCATCGCGTTTATGGGCTGCCATTATTTGATCTATGTCCTGTAGATCAAAAAGGACACGTCCCCGAAGTTTGATTGATGGAATCTTTCTTTGACTTGCCCAATCATAGAGCGTCTTAACCGGCAATGAGGTATATTCGGAAACTTCTTTGATATTTACGTATCGTTTTTCCATAATGATTTTTTATTACCCAATTCACTACCCGGTCAGCATCTCGCAAACCCTTAATTTTTCTGGACTGATTTTTTCACTTGGGTAACAAAAGATTCACTTATATTACCCGGCATTTAAAGTACTCACGGTTTGCTTTTTATTTATCATTTCACGTCTGTGTTTTTTGATGATCTCACGTACCCAAAACGAGGTAACTCCATATTTCCTGGCAAGCTCTCCGTAATTACCACCCTTAAACTCTTCGATGATCTTCCGCTTTTTTACCCTGGCTAAGCAAACATCCAATTTAGGCAAATAGAATTGTTCCCCGCCTAATTCTCTCCCAAGCTTTACGACGTTCTC contains:
- a CDS encoding Mor transcription activator family protein, translated to MENEIRLDDLPPTYQQIAMVIGIENVVKLGRELGGEQFYLPKLDVCLARVKKRKIIEEFKGGNYGELARKYGVTSFWVREIIKKHRREMINKKQTVSTLNAG
- a CDS encoding helix-turn-helix transcriptional regulator; this encodes MEKRYVNIKEVSEYTSLPVKTLYDWASQRKIPSIKLRGRVLFDLQDIDQIMAAHKRDAQQCDKTVNKIVGDILENNYNA